AAAAGGATGCCAGGGAGGACGGTATCTTTTGGGAGGTCAAGGTCTGATAGCAAAGATGCCGACCCCGTGACGACCATGGTGTGTTCGTTGTATTCTGTCCTGACCTCCTTTGAGACGCAACATTTCCGGATGCTGGTAAGGACCCAATAAATGTAAGCCATGAAGGTCAGGAGCAATATCGATCCTTCCCACAACACGATCTTCCCATCGATGGCAAAGATGAGGAAGAGGCAGCTTGCCATCACGGCCACATAGGATTCCCTCCTTACCTCGTCGAACATAGAGATGATCGGTGCGATGACCGCGCATATGCCTATAACCAGGGTCACGTTCGCGACGTTCGCACCTATGACGTTACCAACTGACACCCCTGGAACGCCCTGTGCGGCGGATATCATGCTCAAAAAGAACTCCGGAGCTGAGGTCCCAAAGGCCACGACGGTGACGCCTATGATGATGGGCGGCATACCGAACAGTAGAGCGAGACTGCTTGCGCCCTCCACCAGGTATCTACCTCCATAATATATGATGGCCAGTCCGCCGGCCAAAAGGATGATGTCTAAGAGCATCACCGTCATAATGTGAAGAACTGGTTTAAAAAGGATCCCAAGGCGCTCAGGAGAATATGCATCTCTCCGTGGACCTCCTCACCCTCTCCTTATGCTTCTCAGGGCATGAGACAAGGACCGCCCAATCGTTGACCCCTCGGGCCTGTATCGCCTTTGCAAGCGGGGAATATTTCGATAAAGACCTTACCCTATCGCCGTTCCAGATAGGTACCTCGGTCTTGCCCAGCCTCGGTTCTGTGAGCAGGATCTCTTTAGATGGCATATCGACAATGATGTCCGCCTCATCCAGGTTCGCCTTTTCCGCGATCTCCCTCTCTTTGGCCCGCCTTCTATCATAATCGGTCAATTGAGAAAGGATGTTGAGCTGTTCCTCGTCCAGGTCGCCGATCGACAAGGAGAACGCTTTCTTGTAAAGACGACGGTACTTCAGCATCGTCATGATCCTTGAGGCATGCCCGCCCTCGGCAAAGAGCTTCTCGGACAATGATGAATCTGTGTCCCGATGCACGGACCTTATAGCCTCCTCAGACGCATGCTCGACCGCCTTGCACAGCATCATCTCTGCTATGCGGACGGTCTTGTGGAAATAAACGGATGTGTACATCAGGGACCTTGCCACCATCAGCCCCTCCACGGCGACGATCCCGTTCTTCCTTATCGTGACATCCCCGTTGTGGATCTCCATCGTATCGAGTAGACGGTCCAGGTCGATGGTGCCATGTGCCACTCCAGTATAATGCGAGTCTCGGAGGAGGTAGTCCATCTGGTCGGCGTCCACAGGCCCGTGTATGATCTGTCTCAGGAACCTGTCGCTGTTGAAATGCGCCTGCCCGTCATCCACCGCCAAAGTGCACTGCCCGTTGGGGTTAGGGTCCTCAGGGGAGACGATGATGTCAGCGACCAGGTCAGGGTCGACGCCGTTCTCCTCCAACAGCTCTGCGATGGTCCGCTGAGGTCCCAACACCTCTTCCTCTTCATCATCCCAGACACGTAAATCCCCGGATATCATGGCCTTGCCTACA
This genomic window from Methanomassiliicoccales archaeon contains:
- a CDS encoding HD domain-containing protein — its product is MSRGDYKVIHDSVHGSVKVEGFFVDVMHRPEVQRLHGVHQLGMAYLVFPGAHHTRMEHSLGTFHVAGRMADALGISEEDKRTVQAAALLHDIGHSPYSHTLEAVLEHRTGMSHTDVGKAMISGDLRVWDDEEEEVLGPQRTIAELLEENGVDPDLVADIIVSPEDPNPNGQCTLAVDDGQAHFNSDRFLRQIIHGPVDADQMDYLLRDSHYTGVAHGTIDLDRLLDTMEIHNGDVTIRKNGIVAVEGLMVARSLMYTSVYFHKTVRIAEMMLCKAVEHASEEAIRSVHRDTDSSLSEKLFAEGGHASRIMTMLKYRRLYKKAFSLSIGDLDEEQLNILSQLTDYDRRRAKEREIAEKANLDEADIIVDMPSKEILLTEPRLGKTEVPIWNGDRVRSLSKYSPLAKAIQARGVNDWAVLVSCPEKHKERVRRSTERCIFS
- a CDS encoding sodium:calcium antiporter yields the protein MMLLDIILLAGGLAIIYYGGRYLVEGASSLALLFGMPPIIIGVTVVAFGTSAPEFFLSMISAAQGVPGVSVGNVIGANVANVTLVIGICAVIAPIISMFDEVRRESYVAVMASCLFLIFAIDGKIVLWEGSILLLTFMAYIYWVLTSIRKCCVSKEVRTEYNEHTMVVTGSASLLSDLDLPKDTVLPGILFIIGLCLFLTAILRKRCGVTREAGYILLALYGAFIVGMVLLNP